Proteins encoded together in one Polypterus senegalus isolate Bchr_013 chromosome 16, ASM1683550v1, whole genome shotgun sequence window:
- the ptpn2b gene encoding tyrosine-protein phosphatase non-receptor type 2 isoform X3 encodes MDREFEDMDSAGRWQNLYMEIRNQSYDSSYKVAKYPENRNRNRYRDVSPFDHSRVKLQNTENDYINASLVLVEEAQRSYILTQGPLRNTCGHFWLMIWEQKSRAVIMLNRVIEKGSEKCAQYWPTKDDQEMYFSDTGFHLKLISEDVKSYFTVRELQLEDIKTGETREVYHFHYTTWPDFGVPESPASFLNFLFKVRESGSLNSEHGPAVVHCSAGIGRSGTFSLVDTCLLLMDKRKDPSSVDIKKILLDMRKYRMGLIQTPDQLRFSYLAVIEGAKYIMGDSSVQERWKELSNEDQKPSSPTQNIKHCTENCNGARISPLIKEEHAIETKIPEVAVKQECTDGNTASSIRKRKREDRIAGTAQKVQEMKQKLSKAEIKRKRLRKTDT; translated from the exons ATGGATCGGGAATTTGAAGATATGGATTCTGCTGGACGGTGGCAGAATCTGTATATG GAAATTCGAAATCAGTCCTATGACTCCTCATATAAAGTTGCGAAATATCCAGAGAATCGAAATCGAAACAGATACAGAGATGTGAGTCCAT TTGATCACAGTCGTGTTAAACTGCAAAATACGGAAAATGATTACATCAATGCAAGTTTGGTCTTGGTGGAAGAAGCTCAGAGAAGCTATATTTTAACTCAG ggtCCCCTCCGAAACACTTGCGGTCACTTCTGGTTGATGATTTGGGAACAGAAGAGTAGAGCTGTCATCATGCTGAACAGAGTAATAGAAAAGGGATCT GAAAAATGTGCACAATACTGGCCAACAAAAGATGACCAGGAAATGTATTTCAGTGATACTGGATTTCATCTGAAGCTGATATCGGAGGACGTTAAATCTTACTTTACTGTTCGAGAGCTACAACTGGAAGATATAAAA acAGGGGAAACTAGAGAGGTTTACCATTTTCATTATACTACGTGGCCTGACTTTGGAGTCCCGGAATCTCCAGCATCATTCCTTAATTTTCTCTTTAAAGTAAGAGAGTCGGGGTCCCTTAACTCTGAGCATGGGCCTGCTGTTGTTCACTGTAGCGCAGGAATTGGACGTTCAGGAACATTTTCATTGGTTGATACTTGTCTTCTTTTG atgGATAAAAGAAAAGATCCATCATCAgtggatattaaaaaaatattgcttgaTATGAGGAAATACAGGATGGGTCTCATTCAGACACCTGACCAGCTTCGATTCTCATATTTGGCTGTTATTGAAGGTGCAAAATACATAATGGGAGATTCCTCGGTACAG GAACGATGGAAGGAGCTTTCTAATGAAGACCAAAAACCATCTTCTCCAACTCAGAACATTAAACATTGTACAGAAAACTGCAATGGGGCCAGAATTTCTCCCCTGATAAAAGAAGAGCACGCAATTGAAACAAAAATTCCAGAGGTAGCTGTTAAACAGGAATGTACTGATGGGAATACAGCAAG CAGCATCCGCAAGCGAAAAAGAGAAGATAGGATAGCAGGAACGGCACAGAAGGTGCAAGAAATGAAACAGAAGTTAAGCAAAGCAGAGATTAAAAGAAAAAG GCTGAGAAAAACTGACACCTAA
- the ptpn2b gene encoding tyrosine-protein phosphatase non-receptor type 2 isoform X1, which translates to MDREFEDMDSAGRWQNLYMEIRNQSYDSSYKVAKYPENRNRNRYRDVSPFDHSRVKLQNTENDYINASLVLVEEAQRSYILTQGPLRNTCGHFWLMIWEQKSRAVIMLNRVIEKGSEKCAQYWPTKDDQEMYFSDTGFHLKLISEDVKSYFTVRELQLEDIKTGETREVYHFHYTTWPDFGVPESPASFLNFLFKVRESGSLNSEHGPAVVHCSAGIGRSGTFSLVDTCLLLMDKRKDPSSVDIKKILLDMRKYRMGLIQTPDQLRFSYLAVIEGAKYIMGDSSVQERWKELSNEDQKPSSPTQNIKHCTENCNGARISPLIKEEHAIETKIPEVAVKQECTDGNTASSIRKRKREDRIAGTAQKVQEMKQKLSKAEIKRKSTVPTFAHPLVA; encoded by the exons ATGGATCGGGAATTTGAAGATATGGATTCTGCTGGACGGTGGCAGAATCTGTATATG GAAATTCGAAATCAGTCCTATGACTCCTCATATAAAGTTGCGAAATATCCAGAGAATCGAAATCGAAACAGATACAGAGATGTGAGTCCAT TTGATCACAGTCGTGTTAAACTGCAAAATACGGAAAATGATTACATCAATGCAAGTTTGGTCTTGGTGGAAGAAGCTCAGAGAAGCTATATTTTAACTCAG ggtCCCCTCCGAAACACTTGCGGTCACTTCTGGTTGATGATTTGGGAACAGAAGAGTAGAGCTGTCATCATGCTGAACAGAGTAATAGAAAAGGGATCT GAAAAATGTGCACAATACTGGCCAACAAAAGATGACCAGGAAATGTATTTCAGTGATACTGGATTTCATCTGAAGCTGATATCGGAGGACGTTAAATCTTACTTTACTGTTCGAGAGCTACAACTGGAAGATATAAAA acAGGGGAAACTAGAGAGGTTTACCATTTTCATTATACTACGTGGCCTGACTTTGGAGTCCCGGAATCTCCAGCATCATTCCTTAATTTTCTCTTTAAAGTAAGAGAGTCGGGGTCCCTTAACTCTGAGCATGGGCCTGCTGTTGTTCACTGTAGCGCAGGAATTGGACGTTCAGGAACATTTTCATTGGTTGATACTTGTCTTCTTTTG atgGATAAAAGAAAAGATCCATCATCAgtggatattaaaaaaatattgcttgaTATGAGGAAATACAGGATGGGTCTCATTCAGACACCTGACCAGCTTCGATTCTCATATTTGGCTGTTATTGAAGGTGCAAAATACATAATGGGAGATTCCTCGGTACAG GAACGATGGAAGGAGCTTTCTAATGAAGACCAAAAACCATCTTCTCCAACTCAGAACATTAAACATTGTACAGAAAACTGCAATGGGGCCAGAATTTCTCCCCTGATAAAAGAAGAGCACGCAATTGAAACAAAAATTCCAGAGGTAGCTGTTAAACAGGAATGTACTGATGGGAATACAGCAAG CAGCATCCGCAAGCGAAAAAGAGAAGATAGGATAGCAGGAACGGCACAGAAGGTGCAAGAAATGAAACAGAAGTTAAGCAAAGCAGAGATTAAAAGAAAAAG cACCGTCCCTACATTTGCACACCCTCTTGTTGCATGA
- the ptpn2b gene encoding tyrosine-protein phosphatase non-receptor type 2 isoform X2, producing the protein MDREFEDMDSAGRWQNLYMEIRNQSYDSSYKVAKYPENRNRNRYRDVSPFDHSRVKLQNTENDYINASLVLVEEAQRSYILTQGPLRNTCGHFWLMIWEQKSRAVIMLNRVIEKGSEKCAQYWPTKDDQEMYFSDTGFHLKLISEDVKSYFTVRELQLEDIKTGETREVYHFHYTTWPDFGVPESPASFLNFLFKVRESGSLNSEHGPAVVHCSAGIGRSGTFSLVDTCLLLMDKRKDPSSVDIKKILLDMRKYRMGLIQTPDQLRFSYLAVIEGAKYIMGDSSVQERWKELSNEDQKPSSPTQNIKHCTENCNGARISPLIKEEHAIETKIPEVAVKQECTDGNTASIRKRKREDRIAGTAQKVQEMKQKLSKAEIKRKSTVPTFAHPLVA; encoded by the exons ATGGATCGGGAATTTGAAGATATGGATTCTGCTGGACGGTGGCAGAATCTGTATATG GAAATTCGAAATCAGTCCTATGACTCCTCATATAAAGTTGCGAAATATCCAGAGAATCGAAATCGAAACAGATACAGAGATGTGAGTCCAT TTGATCACAGTCGTGTTAAACTGCAAAATACGGAAAATGATTACATCAATGCAAGTTTGGTCTTGGTGGAAGAAGCTCAGAGAAGCTATATTTTAACTCAG ggtCCCCTCCGAAACACTTGCGGTCACTTCTGGTTGATGATTTGGGAACAGAAGAGTAGAGCTGTCATCATGCTGAACAGAGTAATAGAAAAGGGATCT GAAAAATGTGCACAATACTGGCCAACAAAAGATGACCAGGAAATGTATTTCAGTGATACTGGATTTCATCTGAAGCTGATATCGGAGGACGTTAAATCTTACTTTACTGTTCGAGAGCTACAACTGGAAGATATAAAA acAGGGGAAACTAGAGAGGTTTACCATTTTCATTATACTACGTGGCCTGACTTTGGAGTCCCGGAATCTCCAGCATCATTCCTTAATTTTCTCTTTAAAGTAAGAGAGTCGGGGTCCCTTAACTCTGAGCATGGGCCTGCTGTTGTTCACTGTAGCGCAGGAATTGGACGTTCAGGAACATTTTCATTGGTTGATACTTGTCTTCTTTTG atgGATAAAAGAAAAGATCCATCATCAgtggatattaaaaaaatattgcttgaTATGAGGAAATACAGGATGGGTCTCATTCAGACACCTGACCAGCTTCGATTCTCATATTTGGCTGTTATTGAAGGTGCAAAATACATAATGGGAGATTCCTCGGTACAG GAACGATGGAAGGAGCTTTCTAATGAAGACCAAAAACCATCTTCTCCAACTCAGAACATTAAACATTGTACAGAAAACTGCAATGGGGCCAGAATTTCTCCCCTGATAAAAGAAGAGCACGCAATTGAAACAAAAATTCCAGAGGTAGCTGTTAAACAGGAATGTACTGATGGGAATACAGCAAG CATCCGCAAGCGAAAAAGAGAAGATAGGATAGCAGGAACGGCACAGAAGGTGCAAGAAATGAAACAGAAGTTAAGCAAAGCAGAGATTAAAAGAAAAAG cACCGTCCCTACATTTGCACACCCTCTTGTTGCATGA